The Strix aluco isolate bStrAlu1 chromosome 1, bStrAlu1.hap1, whole genome shotgun sequence genome has a window encoding:
- the LRRC14 gene encoding leucine-rich repeat-containing protein 14 isoform X1: MPGSAAGAGRLWGPVESGGLWGRATYGATFCPHNLQQCWGVGGWAQPGASPQRSPPFLLPSAMHSLVFLCARRLVSHHPSARRALDLLPAELYPVLFQAAFLDRRTLALQDLVATWPFPILSFQQLLGHHDQQHSSHHPSLREKPSKLCFQAVIMAVVAHLRRALEEPCRGTSKRWCQLRVLDMTDLQDFDTDRGPDRMSLWSGTVALAKACIEVSKHKNECQKRSSKRWKGPSGASTTPQPVSVEIRADLFVNGTSFGVLRDALQTSASPLRLKCRDFRTEELSITGIVTLLESLEPVGVRRVDLRFNNLGPAGLCTVLPHLTRFTELVSLKLPYSNIDVRRLAPGTDTGLRQLAVQLGRFPCLKELNFGSSRLSGSLRQLLSDLQAPLESLELAFCYLLPGDLAFLHKSLHAPALRRLDLSGHNFTENLLQCLCQLLEKISASLLHLDLMECHLTDARLADLLPVLCRCSRLRCLGLFGNPLSTPGLKTLVRKTVVLLDLRLVVYPYPVDCYSREPSRLASAFGHLCEDVVDKERFAAVSAEVGRMLASSGRADAIWTSSLCRHSAPDYFTL, from the exons ATGCCCGGAagcgcggcgggagcggggcggctgTGGGGTCCGGTAGAgagtggggggctgtgggggcgcgCG ACCTATGGGGCCACCTTCTGCCCCCACAACCTCCAGCagtgttggggggtggggggatgggcCCAGCCTGGGGCATCCCCCCAGCGCTCCCCCCCATTCCTCCTGCCTTCAGCCATGCACTCCCTCGTCTTCCTCTGCGCCCGCCGGCTGGTGAGCCACCACCCCAGCGCCCGCCGCGCCCTTGACCTTCTCCCCGCCGAGCTCTACCCCGTCCTTTTCCAAGCCGCTTTCCTGGACAGACGGACGCTGGCGCTGCAGGACCTGGTGGCGACGTGGCCCTTCCCCATCCTCAGTTTCCAGCAGCTTCTGGGCCACCATGACCAGCAGCACAGTAGCCATCACCCATCCCTCAGGGAAAAACCCAGCAAATTGTGCTTCCAGGCCGTCATCATGGCTGTCGTGGCCCATCTCCGCCGGGCGCTGGAGGAGCCCTGTCGTGGCACCAG CAAGAGATGGTGCCAGCTGCGAGTGTTGGACATGACAGATCTCCAAGACTTTGACACCGATCGCGGCCCGGACAGGATGAGCCTGTGGTCCGGCACGGTGGCCTTAGCCAAAGCCTGCATTGAGGTCTCCAAACACAAAAATGAGTGTCAGAAACGCAGTTCCAAGCGCTGGAAAGGTCCTTCCGGCGCCTCAACGACCCCGCAACCCGTCAGCGTGGAGATCCGCGCCGATCTCTTCGTCAACGGCACATCCTTCGGCGTCTTGCGAGACGCCCTGCAGACCTCCGCCAGTCCCCTGCGCCTCAAATGCCGGGATTTCCGCACCGAGGAGCTCTCCATCACCGGCATCGTGACTTTGTTGGAGTCCCTGGAACCCGTCGGCGTGCGGCGGGTGGATCTGCGCTTTAACAACCTGGGCCCGGCCGGTCTCTGCACCGTTTTGCCGCACCTCACCAGATTTACCGAACTCGTCAGCCTCAAGCTACCCTACAGCAACATCGACGTGCGGCGGCTCGCTCCGGGAACAGACACCGGCCTCCGGCAACTCGCCGTGCAGCTGGGGAGGTTTCCCTGCCTCAAGGAACTCAACTTCGGTTCCTCCAGGCTTTCGGGCAGCCTGAGGCAACTTCTCAG CGACCTGCAGGCTCCGCTGGAAAGCCTGGAGCTGGCGTTTTGTTACCTCCTTCCCGGCGATCTCGCTTTCCTTCACAAAAGCCTCCACGCTCCGGCGCTGAGGAGATTGGACTTGAGCGGTCACAACTTCACCGAGAACCTTCTCCAAtgcctctgccagctcctggAGAAAATTTcagcctctctcctccacctggaTCTCATGGAATGTCACCTGACGGACGCCCGGCTGGCGGATCTGCTGCCGGTGCTCTGCCGCTGCTCCCGCCTCCGTTGCCTGGGGCTTTTCGGCAACCCCCTCTCTACGCCGGGACTTAAAACCTTGGTAAGGAAAACCGTGGTTCTTCTGGATTTACGCCTCGTCGTCTACCCGTACCCCGTGGACTGCTACAGCCGGGAGCCCTCCCGCTTGGCCTCTGCTTTCGGCCACCTCTGCGAGGACGTGGTGGACAAGGAACGGTTCGCCGCGGTCAGCGCCGAGGTGGGCCGGATGCTGGCGAGCTCCGGCAGAGCCGACGCCATCTGGACCAGCAGCCTCTGCCGGCACAGTGCCCCCGACTACTTCACCTTGTAG
- the LRRC14 gene encoding leucine-rich repeat-containing protein 14 isoform X2 gives MHSLVFLCARRLVSHHPSARRALDLLPAELYPVLFQAAFLDRRTLALQDLVATWPFPILSFQQLLGHHDQQHSSHHPSLREKPSKLCFQAVIMAVVAHLRRALEEPCRGTSKRWCQLRVLDMTDLQDFDTDRGPDRMSLWSGTVALAKACIEVSKHKNECQKRSSKRWKGPSGASTTPQPVSVEIRADLFVNGTSFGVLRDALQTSASPLRLKCRDFRTEELSITGIVTLLESLEPVGVRRVDLRFNNLGPAGLCTVLPHLTRFTELVSLKLPYSNIDVRRLAPGTDTGLRQLAVQLGRFPCLKELNFGSSRLSGSLRQLLSDLQAPLESLELAFCYLLPGDLAFLHKSLHAPALRRLDLSGHNFTENLLQCLCQLLEKISASLLHLDLMECHLTDARLADLLPVLCRCSRLRCLGLFGNPLSTPGLKTLVRKTVVLLDLRLVVYPYPVDCYSREPSRLASAFGHLCEDVVDKERFAAVSAEVGRMLASSGRADAIWTSSLCRHSAPDYFTL, from the exons ATGCACTCCCTCGTCTTCCTCTGCGCCCGCCGGCTGGTGAGCCACCACCCCAGCGCCCGCCGCGCCCTTGACCTTCTCCCCGCCGAGCTCTACCCCGTCCTTTTCCAAGCCGCTTTCCTGGACAGACGGACGCTGGCGCTGCAGGACCTGGTGGCGACGTGGCCCTTCCCCATCCTCAGTTTCCAGCAGCTTCTGGGCCACCATGACCAGCAGCACAGTAGCCATCACCCATCCCTCAGGGAAAAACCCAGCAAATTGTGCTTCCAGGCCGTCATCATGGCTGTCGTGGCCCATCTCCGCCGGGCGCTGGAGGAGCCCTGTCGTGGCACCAG CAAGAGATGGTGCCAGCTGCGAGTGTTGGACATGACAGATCTCCAAGACTTTGACACCGATCGCGGCCCGGACAGGATGAGCCTGTGGTCCGGCACGGTGGCCTTAGCCAAAGCCTGCATTGAGGTCTCCAAACACAAAAATGAGTGTCAGAAACGCAGTTCCAAGCGCTGGAAAGGTCCTTCCGGCGCCTCAACGACCCCGCAACCCGTCAGCGTGGAGATCCGCGCCGATCTCTTCGTCAACGGCACATCCTTCGGCGTCTTGCGAGACGCCCTGCAGACCTCCGCCAGTCCCCTGCGCCTCAAATGCCGGGATTTCCGCACCGAGGAGCTCTCCATCACCGGCATCGTGACTTTGTTGGAGTCCCTGGAACCCGTCGGCGTGCGGCGGGTGGATCTGCGCTTTAACAACCTGGGCCCGGCCGGTCTCTGCACCGTTTTGCCGCACCTCACCAGATTTACCGAACTCGTCAGCCTCAAGCTACCCTACAGCAACATCGACGTGCGGCGGCTCGCTCCGGGAACAGACACCGGCCTCCGGCAACTCGCCGTGCAGCTGGGGAGGTTTCCCTGCCTCAAGGAACTCAACTTCGGTTCCTCCAGGCTTTCGGGCAGCCTGAGGCAACTTCTCAG CGACCTGCAGGCTCCGCTGGAAAGCCTGGAGCTGGCGTTTTGTTACCTCCTTCCCGGCGATCTCGCTTTCCTTCACAAAAGCCTCCACGCTCCGGCGCTGAGGAGATTGGACTTGAGCGGTCACAACTTCACCGAGAACCTTCTCCAAtgcctctgccagctcctggAGAAAATTTcagcctctctcctccacctggaTCTCATGGAATGTCACCTGACGGACGCCCGGCTGGCGGATCTGCTGCCGGTGCTCTGCCGCTGCTCCCGCCTCCGTTGCCTGGGGCTTTTCGGCAACCCCCTCTCTACGCCGGGACTTAAAACCTTGGTAAGGAAAACCGTGGTTCTTCTGGATTTACGCCTCGTCGTCTACCCGTACCCCGTGGACTGCTACAGCCGGGAGCCCTCCCGCTTGGCCTCTGCTTTCGGCCACCTCTGCGAGGACGTGGTGGACAAGGAACGGTTCGCCGCGGTCAGCGCCGAGGTGGGCCGGATGCTGGCGAGCTCCGGCAGAGCCGACGCCATCTGGACCAGCAGCCTCTGCCGGCACAGTGCCCCCGACTACTTCACCTTGTAG
- the C1H8orf82 gene encoding UPF0598 protein C8orf82 homolog, whose product MRLPPALRLRAGTAGPGPGYRQGQRPGPRTREYFYYLDHQGQLFLDDTKVKNFITCFKDVGFLTFFFKQLAPNRSGRYEAEFPFLSLCGRERNFLRCDDRPVVFTQLLPGSGENQLLSYCGGGERLAVPFQPESLVMLPENGRLYHPAPAKTGGVGLVRSALAFEWSPFFEYGEGPAQPPTHFIWEGRRYRLTEELLPLLRGCAEKTPVVPVTPSQG is encoded by the exons ATGCGGCTGCCGCCGGCGCTGCGGCTCCGGGCCGGGACGGCGGGGCCGGGTCCCGGGTACCGGCAGGGGCAGCGCCCGGGGCCGCGCACCCGCGAGTATTTCTACTACCTCGACCACCAGGGACAG CTTTTCCTGGATGACACCAAAGTCAAGAACTTCATCACCTGCTTCAAAG ACGTAGGGTTCCTCACCTTCTTCTTCAAGCAGCTGGCGCCGAACCGGAGCGGCCGTTACGAGGctgaatttcctttcctttcGCTCTGCGGCCGGGAACGGAATTTCCTCCGTTGCGATGATCGTCCCGTCGTCTTCACCCAACTTTTGCCGGGCTCTGGGGAAAACCAGCTCCTCTCCTACTGCGGCGGCGGCGAGCGCCTGGCCGTGCCCTTCCAACCGGAAAGTTTGGTGATGTTGCCGGAAAACGGGCGGCTCTACCACCCGGCACCGGCAAAAACCGGCGGCGTAGGGTTGGTGCGTTCGGCGTTGGCTTTTGAGTGGAGCCCCTTCTTCGAGTACGGCGAGGGGCCGGCGCAGCCCCCCACCCATTTTATTTGGGAAGGGCGGCGTTACCGCCTCACCGAGGAATTGTTGCCGCTGCTCCGGGGCTGCGCTGAAAAAACCCCAGTTGTCCCCGTTACCCCAAGCCAAGGTTGA